A genomic segment from Vicia villosa cultivar HV-30 ecotype Madison, WI unplaced genomic scaffold, Vvil1.0 ctg.003617F_1_1, whole genome shotgun sequence encodes:
- the LOC131641289 gene encoding uncharacterized protein LOC131641289: MSLAINSALLGKWEWKVINERNGIWFDALANSYGICNGVLSPSLNGASIWWRDIRNLDIGRWATAREYSVKEVYKSLEQEDHQARSLPWCKIWIKAIPSNVSCLVWRVLQNRIPTKDNLLKRGVLSNSQLGCAGECGREESVSHLFFECPKIAGLWMLMCNWLGVTTNLHIEGWQHLVQFEGLLGSHRNLIMKMRVLWAACVWCIWRGRNNKVFRREEIQMEKLFEESKITAWRWLKIKSKYIADDIAAWCKNPKACFGIIDE, encoded by the coding sequence ATGAGTTTGGCCATCAATTCCGCTTTATTGGGAAAATGGGAGTGGAAAGTGATTAACGAGAGGAATGGGATTTGGTTTGATGCACTAGCTAATAGCTACGGTATATGTAACGGTGTCTTAAGTCCGAGTTTAAATGGTGCGTCAATCTGGTGGAGAGATATACGTAATCTGGATATAGGTAGGTGGGCAACAGCCAGGGAATATTCGGTGAAAGAGGTGTACAAAAGCTTGGAGCAGGAAGATCATCAAGCACGTAGTCTTCCATGGTGCAAAATATGGATTAAGGCGATACCATCAAACGTATCGTGTTTGGTGTGGAGAGTGCTACAAAATAGAATCCCTACCAAAGATAATCTACTCAAAAGGGGAGTGTTATCTAACAGCCAACTAGGCTGCGCCGGGGAGTGCGGGAGAGAGGAATCGGTATCTCATTTATTTTTTGAGTGTCCTAAAATTGCAGGTTTGTGGATGCTCATGTGCAACTGGCTAGGAGTGACTACAAATCTACATATTGAAGGATGGCAACACCTTGTTCAGTTTGAAGGACTTCTCGGATCACATAGAAACTTAATTATGAAAATGAGAGTTCTTTGGGCTGCTTGTGTGTGGTGCATTTGGAGAGGCAGGAATAACAAAGTGTTTCGTCGCGAGGAAATACAAATGGAAAAATTGTTTGAAGAGTCGAAGATTACGGCGTGGAGATggctcaaaatcaaatcaaagtaTATTGCAGATGATATAGCCGCGTGGTGCAAAAATCCTAAGGCGTGTTTTGGCATAATTGACGAATGA